The following is a genomic window from Bordetella petrii.
CCGCCCACGTCGGTGCCAGTCTCCAGCGTGACGACCGGCGAGAAGTAGCCCTGGGTGGCCAGCGCGGCCAGCGTGGCGTCGCGGGCGCGGCGGCGCAGGCGGTTGATTTCTCCGCCGTCCTGGTCTTCGGCCAGCCGGGTGATGGCGGCGACCGCCTCGGTAATGGACTGCAGCGCGGCCGCAGGCACGCCGCCCGGATCGATGACGACCTCGGGCGCCTTCGCGTAGGCGCTGGCAGCCGCGCCCCACAGGGCGGTCAGCAGCAGGGCGGCCCCTACCCGCATACTTCAGGTCGTCGGCGGCTGGACGACGACAGGCGGCAACCGGCCGGCCATGTCGCGCGGCAACGCCGCCACGCCGGCGGCCAGCTTGCGGGCGATGTCACGGTAGCGCCGCGCCGCCTCGCCATCGGGATCGGCCACCACGCTGGGCCGCCCGGCGTCGGCCTGCTCGCGGATGTCCAGCGCCAGCGGCAGGCTGCCCAGCCACGGCGCCTGGTACTGCGCTGCCATGCGCTGGCCGCCCCCCTCTCCGAAAATATGTTCGGCGTGCCCGCACTGGCTGCAAATATGCACGGCCATGTTTTCGACGATGCCCAGGATGGGCACGTCGACCTTCTGGAACATGCGCAGGCCCTTGCGAGCGTCCTGCAACGCCAGGTCTTGCGGGGTGGTGACGATGACGGCGCCCACCACCGGCACTTTCTGGGCCAGCGTCAACGCCAGGTCGCCCGTACCCGGCGGCATGTCGATGACCAGGTAATCGAGGTCGCGCCAGTTGGTCTGGCGCAGCATCTGCTCGAACGCCTGGGTCACCATGGGACCGCGCCAGATGGCCGGCGCGTCGGCATCGATGAGAAAGCCAATGGAATTGGCCTGCAGGCCATGTCCTTGCAGCGGCTCCATGGTCTTGTTGTCGTGGCTGGCAGGCCGGCCCGAGATGCCCAGCATGGTGGGCACGCTGGGGCCGTAGATATCGGCATCGAGAATGCCGACGTGCGCGCCATCGGCCGCCAGGGCCAACGCCAGATTGACTGCCGTGGTGCTCTTGCCCACGCCGCCCTTGCCCGAGGCGACCGCGATGATGTTGCGCA
Proteins encoded in this region:
- the apbC gene encoding iron-sulfur cluster carrier protein ApbC, which codes for MSITTAQVRAALRAVTDPFSGRELASFVKDSDILLDGAAVTVTAILGYPAGFVAGQLEDAARQALAAAGLPGAQVTVQWSVAAHAVQRGLKPLPTVRNIIAVASGKGGVGKSTTAVNLALALAADGAHVGILDADIYGPSVPTMLGISGRPASHDNKTMEPLQGHGLQANSIGFLIDADAPAIWRGPMVTQAFEQMLRQTNWRDLDYLVIDMPPGTGDLALTLAQKVPVVGAVIVTTPQDLALQDARKGLRMFQKVDVPILGIVENMAVHICSQCGHAEHIFGEGGGQRMAAQYQAPWLGSLPLALDIREQADAGRPSVVADPDGEAARRYRDIARKLAAGVAALPRDMAGRLPPVVVQPPTT